The segment TGTTCATCGCCGCCTGCATTGTGGGCATTACGCGCAAGGCCGTAAGCGGCGGCAGTTTGTTGGCGGGCGCCGGTATTGGTCTGCTGGTGCTGCTCGCCTGTGCCGTGTCCGGGGCTGGCGTCTGGACGCTGCTGCAGTGGCTGCATCCGGGCTGGCGCTGGATTCCGCAAGGCCAGCCCTATCGCCCCGTGCTGCTTGGGTTGGCGATTCTGGCGTGGGCGCTGCTGGTGGCATCAGTGATCTACAACGTCTTCGGCCGGCGGGTGCGCGCCGCTGGCCTAGGCTTGGGTGCGTTGCTATGGTTGCTGGTGAGCGCGGTCGCATTGGCGGAGGCGCTGCCGGGCGGCGCGTTCGGATTCTTGTGGCCATTGCTGGCGCTGCTCGCCGCCTGGATTGTAATCTTCTTCGCGCCCGGAGCCGGTGAGCGCGCGGCTTTCCGTCAAGGCGGCCTGTTGGGGCTGGGAGCGCTGCCGCTGGCGCTTTTGCTGGCGCCGCTGACCTGGATGTTCCTGATGCTGCTGCCTTGGGCGCAGGCGGGTGCTGGACTGGCGGTGTTCGCGCTCGTTCTGATTGCGCTGTCACCCTATCTGGTCCGGCTGGGTTGGAAGCTGACCGCAGCGGCGCTGGCGCTGTGCATGGGGCTGGGCGTCGCCGGTTTGGCACGCAATGGGCTTGCCGCGCAGCGGGCGCAGCCGGATAGCATCGTCTATCGCGAGCACTGGAAGGGAACGCAAGCGACGGCGCGATGGGTGAGCTACGATCCTGCGCCGGATACCTTCACGGCGCAATTCCTCGGCGCTCGTCCGGCGCGCGACGGTCGCATGCTGACAGCCTCCGCGCCCGCACTGCCATTGCCGCCGCCCACGGCCCAGATCGAGAGTGATACGGCCGCGCACGGTTTCCGCACGCTCTGGTTGCACTTCGCCTCGCTGCGTGGGGCCGAGACGCTTTCGGTGGAGTTGCAACCGGGCATGATCCCGCTGGGGGCGGTGCTCAACGGCGAGGCCGTCCGGCTGGATCCGCCCAGCAAGCGCTATCCGGCCGATGGCATCGTCTGGGGATTTGCCTATCACGGCTTGACTCCTGCGGGCATCGACCTGGTGCTGACGCTGCGCGCCGGTCAACGCTTCCGGCTGACGCTTACGGACGCCCTCTTTGGTCTGCCGCCGGTGCCGGGCATGGATCCGAAGCCGAGGGCGGCATGGCAGACTTCGGCGCCGTTTGAGCGCACAGATGAATCAATCGTCAGCGCTGACTATCGATTCTAAGGTGGATACACATCCACCCAAATAGGTCAGTCATGTGACCTGCACGCGCCAATGCTAGCATGAGGAATGCGGCATCCAGTCCTGCTGACCGCTTTCGCGGTGGCCCTGGCTTCAGGGTCACTGGCGGCGCAGGCGCCGGAGCAGCTTTCGGCCTATCAAGTTATCCAGCGCGCCGCGGCGCGCGCCCTGCAAGATGATGCGGCGCTCGAAAACTATGCTTACCACGAACGCGACATTATCTCATCGCCGGGCAAGGATGGCCAACCACCGAACGTGCGATCTGATGAAACCGAGGCCGTTTCCGAGGTGGACGGCGTTGAATATGACGAAGTGATTGCCCGCAAGGGTAAGCCGCTCTCACCGGAGGACGCGGCAAAGCAGGCGCGCAAAGCAGCCGCATTTATCCGCAAGCACAGCGGACCGCAGGCGCACGCGAAGGCGCTCGCGGAACAGGCGGAAGAGCACAAAGAGAGACAGGAGCTGCTCGAGGCGATCCCGGATGCGTTTGACGTGGCGTTTGCGCAGGAGCAGGCGCCGGCCGGGTGCTACTGCTATGCCGTGACGCTGACGCCCCGAGCCGGCTACCATCCGCGTGACAAGCATCTGAAGCTGCTGCAACGTGTGGCGGCAACCGTGTGGGTCAGCAAGGGCAGCTTTGCCACATCGCAGGTGTTTATCCGTATTCTCCAGACGGTGAGCGTGGGATGGGTGCTGGCGCGGATTGAACCGAACAGCTTTCTCACCATCACCAACCAGTACGTGGATGGACACTGGTTCGAAAAGAGCCTTAGCGGGCACATCGTGGCGCGGTTTCTCCTCGTCAAGCAATTCAATCTGCTGATGGATGAGACCTGCAGCGACTATCGCCAGTTCCGGGTCACGACGAAAGTGTTAACCAGCAAGGCAACGGTGCCCCACTAATGTTTGGCGTGATCGTGGTGGGCGCGGGGGCGGCAGGACTGGCGGCGTTCCAGAAGCTGAGGGAAGCCGGCTGCGATGCACTGCTGCTCGAGGCGCGCGAGCGCGTGGGCGGCCGTATCTGGACGATCAAGCCCCATGGCTGGCCGGCGCCTGTCGAGCTGGGCGCGGAATTTATCCACGGCGGCGTTACTGAACCGGAAGCCGCAGCGACAGCGGAAGGACAGGACTGGTCGGTAGTCGACGGCGAGCTGGTTCCTGTAGGCCAATTGGCCGAGGGCGCCGATGAAGTGTCCAAGCGCCTGGAGGCAGCTCGCGGGCCGGATCAGTCGTTCGCCGAATTTCTGAACGATCACTGCCGGGACCTGCCGGAAGAGGCACGCACGCGGGCACTGGCTTTCATTGAAGGCTACGAGGCAGCGGATCCCGCCCGCATCAGCGTTACGTCGCTGCAGCGGGAGTTCGCGGCGGATGGGGAGTGGGGTCAGCCGCGGCGGCCGCGCGGTGGCTACTCACAGTGGCTCGGGCGGCTGCACGCTGCGGGCGAGATCCAATTGGCCAGCCCTGTGCGCCGGATCGCCTGGGGGCCGGGATCGGTGGTCGTAGCCACACCGGCACAGGAAATCGCCGCCCGGGCAGCGATCATTACGCTGCCGCTCAGCATTTTGCAGCGCAACGAGGTGACGTTTGTGCCGCCGCTGACGAGCAAGCGCGCCGCGCTCGAGGCCCTGGCGATGGGCGGCGCGGTGCGCGCGGTGCTGCGGTTGGAGAGCCGCATCTGGAGGGACATCCGGGGAGCGACCGGCGGCTCGCTGGCGGACTTGCGCTTCCTGTTTGGCGGCCCCGGAGCCTTTCCGACCTGGTGGAAGGATCCGCACGCGGAGCAGATTACTGGTTGGGCCGGAGGACCGCACGCGGCCGCCCTTGCCGGAATGACGCAAACGGAGATCGGCGCGCGGGCGCTGGACAGCCTGGCGGGACTATTGCGCGTGTCGCGGCGTTTCCTCGATCGCAATCTGATTGAAGTCCACACGCACGACTGGCAAGCCGATCCCTGGTCGCGCGGCGCCTACAGCTACGCTTGCGTCGGCGGCGCCGATGCCCACGCCGCCCTCGCCCAGCCGCTCTCGCAATCCCTGTTTTTTGCCGGTGAGGCGACGGACAATAGCGGTCACCATGCCACCGTGGGCGGCGCGGTCGCCAGCGGACAGCGGGCAGCAGCCGAAGTGCTTGGCGCCATCTAACGATCCATCGCGGGCATCCAGCGCGGCGAGGCCGCGCGGCCCACAGGGTGGGATTACCGTGGCGAAGCCGCAAAAACGGAAGTATTGGTCGCAGGAAGTTACGCGCAACAGCAATGCGCTGGACCTGGAGCCGGGCGTGTTCAAACTCAATACGCCGCGGGCAATTGCGGCCTCTCTGCAACGTTCGGCGCTGGCCAGCTCCCGGCGCAAGGGCACGCCCCTGCAGTCCGCTATGTCCATGCTGAACTTTTACATCAATCGCGCCGGCCGCAATCTGCCTGTGTCGCGGCAGCGCATTCTGCAGGCCGCGAAGCCGGAGTTACGCCGCCAGTTCGGGCGCGCCGCTTAGGGGCACCGGCTCGGTCCATGTCCAGTTCCGAATTTCGGGTGCGTCCTCAAAATGGATTCCGGCATAAGCCACCGCGTCCCGGATGGCCTGTTCGCACTGACGGACCAGCGCGTCCCGCCGCGCGCCTTCCGGATATGCGCGCCGTAGAGCCTCGGCAGCGAGGTCGAAGCGGCTCATGTGGTTCAACGCCACCATGTCAAAGGGCGTGGTGGTGGTGCCCTGTTCGACGAAGCCGCGCACGTGAAAACGGTCGGCGTGCGGACGTCCGTGCAACACCGAATGGACGGCACGCTGATAGCCATGGAAGGCAAAGATGACGTGCTTCGAGGCGGTGAAAAGCTCAGCAAAGCGCTCCTCGCTCAGACCGTGGGGATGCACGTCCGGGGTGAACAGGCACATCAGATCGCATATGTTGACCACACGCAGCCGCAGCTCCGGGGCATAGTGGCGCAGCCACCAGGCGGCGGCGACGGTCTCCAGTGTCGGCACATCGCCGCAGGCGGCGAGGACGACATCGACTTGTTCGGCCTCGGGCGTGCTTGCCCAGTCCCAGGCGCTGGCGCCGGCGGCGGCGTGTGCCTCGGCTGCGGCGGCATCAAGCCATTGCAGTTGCGGCTGTTTGTCGATCACCAGGAGATTCACGGTGTTGCGTTCCGTGAAGCAGCGTTGCGCCAGGGCCAGCAGCGAATTGGCGTCAGGTGGAAAGTAAATGCGGGCAACCGTGCCGCGCTTGCTGAGCAGCACGTCAATCAGACCGGGACCCTGATGGCTGAAACCGTTGTGATCCTGCCGCCAGCAGGTCGAGGTGAGCAACAGGTTGAGCGGAGCCACCGGCGCGCGCCAAGGCAGCGCCAGGGAGGCTTCGAGCCACTTCGTGTGCTGCACCAGCATGGAGGCGGCAATCATGGCGAAGGCCTCGTACGTGGCAAACAGGCCGTGACGCCCGGTCAGCAAATAGCCTTCAAGCCAGCCTTCGCAGAGATGTTCGCTGAGGACTTCGAACACGCGTCCTTCCGCGTCGAGGTGGTCGTCGAATGGCAATCGTGTCAGCGCCCAGCGGCGGCCGGTGGCCGTCAGCACGTCATCGAGACGGTTGGAGGCCAGCTCATCCGGGCAGGTCAGTAGAAAATTTGTGGTATTGGCGCGTACCAGCTCGCGCAGCCAGCGGCCCAGTTGGCGCGTGGATTCGTGGTGCTCACGCGCCGGCTGTGGCACCGGCAGCGCCTGCGCATGCCAATCGGGAAGCTGCAGCGCGTGCAGGAGCTTGCCCCCGTTCGCGTGAGGATTAGCACCCATGCGGCGGTCGCCTTGTGGCGCCCAGGCAGTGATAGCGGGCTGTGGTGCGCCCTTGCCATCGAAGAGTTCCTCCGGCTTGTAGGAGCGCATCCAGGTCTCCAGCGCGGCCAGTTGTGCCGGGTTGCTACGTACGTCTTTGAGCGGCACCTGATGGGCGCGGAAGGTGCCCTCAATCGGCACACCGTTCCATTCTTTCGGCCCCGTCCAACCTTTGGGCGTGCGCAGCAGGATCATCGGCCAGCGCCGCTGCGCTCCGTGCAGCTCGCCCCGGCGGAGCGCCGCGAGCCGGTCGGCGGCATAATCCAAAGCTGCAGCCAGGCGTTGATGCACCGGCTCCGGTTCATCACCGGCGACCAGCAGAGGTTCGTAGCCGTAGCCCGCAAACAGCGCGAACAGCCGCGCATCGGGTGTGCGGCCGGAAATGGTGGGGCTGGCAATCTTGTACCCGTTCAGGTGCAGGATCGGCAAAACTGCGCCGTCGCGCGCCGGGTCGAGAAAGTCCACGCTCTTCCAGGAGCCGGCCAGCGGCCCGGTTTCCGATTCGCCGTCGCCCACAACCGCGACGGCCAGCAAGTCCGGATTGTCGAGCACGGCGCCAAAGGCGTGCGCAAGCACGTAACCTAACTCGCCGCCTTCGTGAATGGAACCGGGCGTGGGCACGCTGACGTGGCTGGGCACGCCTCCGGGAGTGGAAAACTGCCGGAAGAGGCGCAGCATACCGGCTGTATCCCGTGCGATTGCAGGGTAGATCTCGCTGTACGTGCCTTCAAGGTAGACGTTAGCGAGCAGCGCCGGGCCGCCATGGCCGGGGCCGGCAAGGTAGATGGCATCCAGCTCGCGCTTACGGATCAGACGATTCAAGTGGGCATAGATCAGGTTCAATCCCGGCGAGGTGCCCCAGTGACCCAAGAGGCGAGGCTTGATATGCTCCGGCCACAGCGGTTCGCGCAACAGGGGATTGTCCTGGAGGTAGATCTGCCCGACCGTGAGGTAATTGGCGGCACGCCAGTAGTGGTCAAGCGCGGCCAGTGCTTCCGGGGAGAGTGGACCAGTAACCGCGCTGGAAAGCTGTGGATCAAAACGGAACATAAAGCCTCCTTACGGGTCAGCCAGCACCGCGGCGGCCTGGCGGGCCATGACGAGTTCTTCGTTGGCGGGAATAACGCGGACAGAGAGGGAGCGATGGGGCGCGAGCCAATCCATGCCGGCACAGATGCGCTCGCGGATGACAGCGGAATTTTCTCCCATGCCGCCGGTGAAGACCACCAGGTCTACACCCCCGAGCACCGCAGCCAGCGCGCCCAGGTGCTTGCGCGCCTGATGCACAAACACCGCGGCGGCGAGCTGCGCCTCCGGGCGCGCATCGGCGAGTAGCGCCTTCATGTCGCCGCTGATGCCGGAAAGACCCTTCAGGCCAGCTTCCTGATTCAACAGGAGGTTGAGCGCATCCGGCGTGTAGCCGGCGGCGCGCAGCAGGTAGAGCAGCACGCCGGGATCGAGATCACCGCTGCGCGTGGACATGACCAGGCCGCCCAGCGGCGTGAAGCCCATCGTCGTTTCTACGCTCCGGCCGTCGCGCACGGCAGTAAGACTGCAGCCGTTGCCGAGATGGGCGATGACGAGGCGCCCGGGAAGCGGGCCTTCGGCACGCAACGCCGCCAACGCCGACTCGCACGAAAGCCCGTGGTAGCCATAGCGGGCTAAGCCGCGCTGGCGCAGCTCGCGCGGCAGCGCGATCTGGCGGGCCACTTCGGGCAACGTGCGGTGAAAGCTGGAATCGGAACACGCCAACTGCGGTAGAGCCGGGAAGGCGGCTTGCGCCGCGCGGATGGCGGCCAGCGCCTGCGGCAGATGGTCGGGCGCCAGCGGCGCCCGCGTTTCCAGCTCCTGCAGGAGCGCGGCGTCCAGCCGCCGGGCGCCGGGCCAGGCAGTATCTGCGGCGACGATGCGGTGCGCGACGGCGTCGGGCGCGGCAGGAAGCGAGTGCAGCGAAGAGGTGACGGCGGCGTCAAATTGCGCTTCGCCGCGCAGGGTCTCGGCCTTGGCACGGAGCAGCTCCTGCGTGCCGTCCCACAGTACCAGCTTGACGCTGGAGGAGCCGGTGTTGACGCACAAGATGCGCACACAACCTCTGATGCCGCGCGCTATTCCACCGTCACCGATTTTGCCAGGTTTCTGGGCTGATCCACGTCACAGCCGCGGCGCACCGCAATGTGGTAGGCGAGCAACTGCAGGGGTACGGCTTCGAGCATGGGCAGCAGCAGTTCCGGTGCGCTGGGAATTTCAATGACGTGATCGGCGTCCTCGCGCACGTTCGTGTCGCCCGCATTGGCCACCACGATCACTTCGCCCTCGCGCGCCTTGACTTCCTTCAAGTTGTTGAGCGTCTTCTCGTAGCGCGTCACGGAGGCGGCGTCATCGGGGTCGTGAGCGGCGAGAATCAGCACCGGCAGATTCTCGTCGATCAGCGCGTTGGGACCGTGCTTCATTTCCCCAGCCGGGTAGCCCTCGGCGTGAATATAGGAAATTTCCTTGAGCTTCAGAGCGCCTTCGAGCGCGATGGGGTAGTGAATGCCGCGACCGAGATAGAGGAAATCGCGGGCACGATAGAAGCGCCGCGCCAGCAGTTCATACTCCTCATCGCGGTTGAGCAGGGACTCCAGTTTCGCGGGAATTTTGTCGAGTTCGGCCATGAGGCTGCGGGCCGCATCGGCGCTGAGCGTGCCGCGCGTGCGGCCCAGGTAAAGGCCGAGAATCACCAGCGCCGCCAGTTGTGTGGTGAAGGATTTGGTCGAGGCCACGCCGATTTCCGGCCCGGCGTGGGTGACCAGCGCGCCTTGCGCCTCGCGCATCAGCATGCTGCCCACCACGTTGACAATGGCGAGCGTTTTCGAGCCGCGCTCGCGCGCCTCGCGCAGCGCCGCCAGCGTGTCGGCGGTCTCGCCCGACTGGGAGATCAGGAGGGTGAGTTGATCCGGCTGCACCAGCGGGTCGCGGTAGCGGAACTCGCTGCCGTAGTCGACCTCGGTCGGAATGCGCGCCAGCGCCTCCAGGATGAACTTGCCGGCCAGCGCCGCATGCCAGGAGGTGCCGCAGGCGACGATGCGGGCAGAGTGGAGGCTGCGGAAGTCCTCTGCAGTCAACTCCATCTCGTCCAGAAACACTTCGCCCCGCTCGCGCGAAATGCGGCCCAGCAGCGTGTCGCGCACTGCCCGCGGCTGCTCGTAGATCTCCTTGAGCATGAAATGCTTGAAGCCGCCTTTTTCCGCCATGATCGGATCCCAGGTGATGTGGGTGATCTCGCGGTTCACCGGATGCCCCTGAAAATCCATCAGCCGGACGCCATGCGGATTGAGTACGGCCACGTCGCCATCCGCGAGGAAAAAGACATCGCGGGTATGATGCAGCAGCGCCGGGATGTCGCTGGCCACGAAGAACTCGTCGTTGCCAAGGCCAATAACCGCCGGCGGACCGTTGCGCACCGCCACGATTTTTTCCGGATCAAGGGTCGAAATGATGGCCAGCGCGTAGACGCCGCTCAGGCGCGGCAGCACGGCCAGCACGGCGGCCTCCAGCGTCTGTGCGCCCTGCCGCATCTGCTCTTCCACCAGGTGGGCCACCACTTCGGTATCCGTTTCGGTGCGGAAGGTGTGGCCGGCTGCGGTTAACTCGTGCTTCAGCGCCATGTAGTTCTCGATAATGCCGTTGTGCACGACCACGATTTCGTCGTGACAGTCGCGATGGGGATGGGCGTTCTCTTCCGTCGGTCGCCCATGCGTCGCCCAGCGGGTGTGGCCGATGCCGTAATGGCCGCTGAGCGGCTGTGCGCGAATGGCTTCTTCCAGGTTGCGCAGCTTCCCCTGTGCACGGCGGATTTCCAGCGTCGCTGGCCCGGTTGTGCCATTGCGGACCACGGCGATGCCGGCGGAGTCGTAGCCGCGGTACTCCAGCCGCTTCAGGCCATCCAGAATGACCGGGACGACCGGCTTGTTGCCGATGTAGCCAACGATGCCGCACATGTCGCGCTGCTACGCCTCCCAGCGGATGGAGAAATCTTCAATAACCGGATTGGTCAGCACTTCGCGCGCGGCGCGTTCCACCTGGCGCCTGGCTTCCGCTTCATCGACGCCGTCCGGCAAGCGCACCTCGAACAGTTTCGCCTGCCGCAGTTCGGTAATCGCGCCGTAGCCCAGCCGCTGTAAGGCGTCCTGAATCGCCTTGCCCTGCGGATCGAGCACCGTTTTTTTCAGGCCAACTTGTACCCAGGCGGTCATTCCAGATCCCCTACTCAGGCTAACATGGGGCTGCCATGCCGGGTCTGAAGCTCGCCCTCGTTTGGGTGGGGAAGACGAAATCGCCGCTGACGCGCGCCGCAACCGAGGAGGCGCTGGGCCGTTTGGCGGCATTTTCCCGGTTTGCTACGCTGCGCACGGAAGAATTGGCGGGCCGCGAGCCGGAGCGGCAGCTTTTGCGCCGGACAGAAGGCACCCGGCTTTGGCTGCTCGACCCGGCCGGCCGCGCCTTCACATCGCCTCAGTTCGCCGCGTTTCTGGAGCGCGAAGCCACGGCGCACGCCGGCCAGGAGGTCGTCTTTGCGGTAGGCGGTGCCGACGGCTTCTCTGCCGCGGTCACGCACGCAGCCGCCGGCCGTGTATCGCTTTCGCCGCTGACGCTCTCGCACGAGCTGGCCCGGCTGGTGGCGCTGGAGCAGATCTATCGCGCCTGCGCCATTCTGACGCACCACCCCTACCCCCACTGACCGGTGGCGCTATTCGGCCTGTAGCTTCTGGACTTCGGCCAGTGCCTTGGCGACGTGCTGGGCGGCGCTGATGTGATCGGCCTGACTCGAGTAGACGGCGACGATGCGGCCGGCCTTATTAATGACGAAAGTGGTGCGCTCGATGAAGGGGTGGCCGATGTCCACGCCACGCACGTCCTTCATGCCGGGCCGACCCGCAAAGGTCTTTAAGCCATATTCTTTGGCGATTTTGAGGCCGGCATCCGAGGCCACGGCAAACTGCTTGGCGCAGTACTTGGGGTCAACGGAAAAGGCGTTCAAACGCTGGATGCTGTCGGCTGAAACGCCAATGACGGTGGCGCCCACGGCGGTGAATTTGGCCTTTTCGGTGGCGAAGGTGTGGGCTTCAATGTCGCAGCCCTGGGTGAAGGCAGAAGGGAAGAAATAAACCACCACCGGCCCTTTCGCCAGCGCCTGGCGCAGCGAGAAGGTGAAGTCCTTGCCCGCGAGGCTCGCCTGAGCGGTAAACTTCGGCGCCTGCTCGCCCGGCTTCAAGGCCGCAAACGCTCCCACCGTCAGCGCGGCCGTAATCATTGCCCCCATAAATGCACGCTGCCATTTTCCGTTCATACCAAATCCTCCTAGGCTAACTCCTTGATCTTAGGCTACTTCCGTCTTCGATTCCCGGCTGCGGCGCCGGATGCACAATCTTGGACCGGAAGACCGGAAGAGTTGTTGAAAATAGAAGCATGGCTTTCGATCCACAGCCCACGCTCACCGGGACCTTAGTGCAACTGCGGCCGCTGCGGCCGGACGACTTTGAGGCGCTGTACGCCGCCGCGAGCGACCCCCTCATTTGGGAGCAGCACCCCGAGTCCATCCGCTACACGCGGCCGGTGTTTCAGAAATACTTCGACGGCGCTCTCGCCTCCGGCGGCGCCTTCGTAGTGATCGATCGTGCGAACGGCCACATCATCGGCAGCACGCGTTACTACGAGTACAAGCCAGGCCCGCCCAGCCAAATTGAAATTGGCTACACGTTTTTGCAGCGCGCCTACTGGGGCGGCCGCTACAACGGCGAAATGAAACGGCTGCTGGTCGCCCACGCTCTGCAGTCGCTCGACCGCGTTGTCTTCCGCGCCGGCGAAAACAACCAGCGCTCGCGCCATGCCCTGGAAAAAATTGGCGCCCGCCTCGTCGGCCCCGTTGACCGCCCCGCGCAGGACGGCAGCGTGAATCTGCTCTACGAAATCACCCGCGGCACGGTGGCATCATAAGGCTGTGGACCGCGTGGGTTTGTGTCGCTGACCAGCTCGGCATTCGGCGCGCGCCCTATCGTCGGATCCTTTGCCTCTGTCTGCGCTGCTGCTTGACGGGCTGGTCAGCCACGGGAACTCCCGCCGACAATACTCCTCGAAGGTGGGCGGTGCCGATGGGGCGGTAGCGGATGCAGGTTCCCGGTCTTGCCTGTCGATCACGAATTTGAGGATGCGCTGTACGCACCACACGCAGATACGCACTGACAACACTGCCGCGCCCAGAATGACCGCCGCGGTGATGGCGCTACCCGTGATCTGAATAATCGCAAGCGCGACCAAGACGGCCAAGATAATCCCAAGCATGCAGCGACTCTACGACGCGGCGGGCCACCGGGCTAGCCCCCCTTCGCGGTAGCGGCTTCCCGTTTCGGGCACGCGGCAGTGAGCCTGTCGCTACTGTTGCCGCGCGACCGGCAGGTCGATGTAGGTGGCGTGGCCGGGCGCGTGGTAGATGCGCTGGGTGGCTTTGACGTAATCCGCAGGCCTGGCCTTGAAAATATTGGAGACGAAGGTCTGCGGGTCGCGGTCGTAGAGCGGGAACCAGCTCGACTGAATCTGCACCATGATGCGATGGCCGGGCAGGAAGACGTGGTTGGCCACGGGCAGGTTGAACTGGTACAGCAGCGGCTCGTTCGGTGTCAGCGGCGCCGGATGTGACCAGCTCGTGCGGTAGCGACCGCGGAAAATGTCCATGGCCACAGCCAGCTCGTAGCTGCTCATGTCGGGCTCTACGAAATCGCGGTTGGGATAGACGTCAATGAGCTTGACCACCCAGTCGGAATCGGTGCCGCTGGTGGAAGCTACCAGATGAACTTTGGGAATGCCGCTGACGCGCACGGCATGGGTGAGCACCGGGGTTTCATAAATCTCGACGTCGGGGCGGCCGGAGACCAAACGCTGATCGCCCACCAGCCACTCGTGCCAGGTGGCTGATTGTGCCGCCGGCACCGGACGCGGCCGGTACGGCACCGGGTTGGCAGGATCGGAGACGTACTGGTTGTAGGCCTTGCCGCTGGCCGCCGGCTTCTCGAAACCGAGGCCGTGGTCCGCCTGCAAATAGAGCGGCTGGTACTGAATGCTGCAATCGCCGCCGCAGGCGGGCCAGCTTGCGAGCTGCTCCCAGCGATTGGCGCCCGTTACGTACGCATTCACGTGCGCCAGATGCGCATCGGGGCCATCGGCATTGAGGTGCTGCGCCAGAAAGGGCAGCAGGATGTGTTCGGTGAAATAGGCCGAGGTGTCCGAGCCGAACTGAATCGCGCCCAGGTGCGTGCCGCCGCGCGCTTCCTGACCGTGATACCACGGCCCCATGGCCAAATACAAGTTGGGGCGGTCGGAGGGAATCGCGTCGAGCGCGCGATAGATGGCGAGACCGCCGTAAATGTCTTCCTGGTCCCACTCGCCGGCGACCAGCAGCGTGGGTACGGTCAGCGGCTCCTGGGCCAGAATCCTGTCGACCGCCTGTCCCTGCCAGAACGCGTCGTACGACGGGTGCTCGACCAGCTTGCGCCAGAAGCCCACTTGCTGCATGCCGTGCTCCTCGGCGACTGTGCTGGCGTTACCCGCCTTCAACCACATGGTGTAGTCGTCGGTGTAGTTCTGCCACCATTTATGAACGCCGCCGCGCGAGGAGTCCTGCTGATAAATGTAGGGAAGAAACTGTTCGCGAAACGCGCCGTAGTGAAACCAGTCATCGCCGCGCCAGCCATCGACCATCGGATTTTCCGGAATCGCCGCCGCCAGATGCGGATTGGGATGTACTAGCGACATCGCCGCCTCGAAGCCGTCGTAGGAAATGCCGATGGTGGCGACCCGGCCGTTGCTTTCGGGCACGTTCTTGACCAGCCAGGAGATGGTATCCGAGCAGTCGGTGGCATCGGAAACGGGCGTCGGGTTCAACGGCCCGAGCACATAACGGTTCATGATGTAGTCGCCCTCGGAGCCGTACTTGCCGCGCACATCCTGAATGACGCGGATGTAGCCCGCGCGCAGGATGGGATCGTTGGCCGCAGAGCGCAGCCGGCCGTCGGCGTTGTAGGGCGTGCGGGTGAGCACGATGCCGGCATGGGTGACACCCTTGGGAATAAGGATGACGGTGTTGAGCTTAGTGCCGTCGCGCATGGGCACTGCGGCGATGCGCACGGTGTAGGGCTGCGGCTGCTGCGGTGGAAGGAAGTCCGCTGGGAACTCCGACGGCAGCACCGGGTACTGCGAATGTTGCGGGGCTTGCGCGACCGCGGCGGCGACGCAAAGCGTCGCAACGAGCAGAACCGTTGCGTGGCGGGTGTAGGCGCGTGGGGTAGCCATAACGCGCCCATTGTAATCGCTAAGTTCCGGGAATGCGACGGA is part of the Acidobacteriota bacterium genome and harbors:
- a CDS encoding acetate kinase, whose translation is MRGCVRILCVNTGSSSVKLVLWDGTQELLRAKAETLRGEAQFDAAVTSSLHSLPAAPDAVAHRIVAADTAWPGARRLDAALLQELETRAPLAPDHLPQALAAIRAAQAAFPALPQLACSDSSFHRTLPEVARQIALPRELRQRGLARYGYHGLSCESALAALRAEGPLPGRLVIAHLGNGCSLTAVRDGRSVETTMGFTPLGGLVMSTRSGDLDPGVLLYLLRAAGYTPDALNLLLNQEAGLKGLSGISGDMKALLADARPEAQLAAAVFVHQARKHLGALAAVLGGVDLVVFTGGMGENSAVIRERICAGMDWLAPHRSLSVRVIPANEELVMARQAAAVLADP
- the glmS gene encoding glutamine--fructose-6-phosphate transaminase (isomerizing), producing MCGIVGYIGNKPVVPVILDGLKRLEYRGYDSAGIAVVRNGTTGPATLEIRRAQGKLRNLEEAIRAQPLSGHYGIGHTRWATHGRPTEENAHPHRDCHDEIVVVHNGIIENYMALKHELTAAGHTFRTETDTEVVAHLVEEQMRQGAQTLEAAVLAVLPRLSGVYALAIISTLDPEKIVAVRNGPPAVIGLGNDEFFVASDIPALLHHTRDVFFLADGDVAVLNPHGVRLMDFQGHPVNREITHITWDPIMAEKGGFKHFMLKEIYEQPRAVRDTLLGRISRERGEVFLDEMELTAEDFRSLHSARIVACGTSWHAALAGKFILEALARIPTEVDYGSEFRYRDPLVQPDQLTLLISQSGETADTLAALREARERGSKTLAIVNVVGSMLMREAQGALVTHAGPEIGVASTKSFTTQLAALVILGLYLGRTRGTLSADAARSLMAELDKIPAKLESLLNRDEEYELLARRFYRARDFLYLGRGIHYPIALEGALKLKEISYIHAEGYPAGEMKHGPNALIDENLPVLILAAHDPDDAASVTRYEKTLNNLKEVKAREGEVIVVANAGDTNVREDADHVIEIPSAPELLLPMLEAVPLQLLAYHIAVRRGCDVDQPRNLAKSVTVE
- the purS gene encoding phosphoribosylformylglycinamidine synthase subunit PurS; protein product: MTAWVQVGLKKTVLDPQGKAIQDALQRLGYGAITELRQAKLFEVRLPDGVDEAEARRQVERAAREVLTNPVIEDFSIRWEA
- a CDS encoding 23S rRNA (pseudouridine(1915)-N(3))-methyltransferase RlmH translates to MPGLKLALVWVGKTKSPLTRAATEEALGRLAAFSRFATLRTEELAGREPERQLLRRTEGTRLWLLDPAGRAFTSPQFAAFLEREATAHAGQEVVFAVGGADGFSAAVTHAAAGRVSLSPLTLSHELARLVALEQIYRACAILTHHPYPH
- a CDS encoding peroxiredoxin, which gives rise to MNGKWQRAFMGAMITAALTVGAFAALKPGEQAPKFTAQASLAGKDFTFSLRQALAKGPVVVYFFPSAFTQGCDIEAHTFATEKAKFTAVGATVIGVSADSIQRLNAFSVDPKYCAKQFAVASDAGLKIAKEYGLKTFAGRPGMKDVRGVDIGHPFIERTTFVINKAGRIVAVYSSQADHISAAQHVAKALAEVQKLQAE
- a CDS encoding N-acetyltransferase; its protein translation is MAFDPQPTLTGTLVQLRPLRPDDFEALYAAASDPLIWEQHPESIRYTRPVFQKYFDGALASGGAFVVIDRANGHIIGSTRYYEYKPGPPSQIEIGYTFLQRAYWGGRYNGEMKRLLVAHALQSLDRVVFRAGENNQRSRHALEKIGARLVGPVDRPAQDGSVNLLYEITRGTVAS
- a CDS encoding CocE/NonD family hydrolase — its product is MATPRAYTRHATVLLVATLCVAAAVAQAPQHSQYPVLPSEFPADFLPPQQPQPYTVRIAAVPMRDGTKLNTVILIPKGVTHAGIVLTRTPYNADGRLRSAANDPILRAGYIRVIQDVRGKYGSEGDYIMNRYVLGPLNPTPVSDATDCSDTISWLVKNVPESNGRVATIGISYDGFEAAMSLVHPNPHLAAAIPENPMVDGWRGDDWFHYGAFREQFLPYIYQQDSSRGGVHKWWQNYTDDYTMWLKAGNASTVAEEHGMQQVGFWRKLVEHPSYDAFWQGQAVDRILAQEPLTVPTLLVAGEWDQEDIYGGLAIYRALDAIPSDRPNLYLAMGPWYHGQEARGGTHLGAIQFGSDTSAYFTEHILLPFLAQHLNADGPDAHLAHVNAYVTGANRWEQLASWPACGGDCSIQYQPLYLQADHGLGFEKPAASGKAYNQYVSDPANPVPYRPRPVPAAQSATWHEWLVGDQRLVSGRPDVEIYETPVLTHAVRVSGIPKVHLVASTSGTDSDWVVKLIDVYPNRDFVEPDMSSYELAVAMDIFRGRYRTSWSHPAPLTPNEPLLYQFNLPVANHVFLPGHRIMVQIQSSWFPLYDRDPQTFVSNIFKARPADYVKATQRIYHAPGHATYIDLPVARQQ